The Acidobacteriota bacterium genome segment TGGTCGAGAAGAAGTGGTTGCCGCTGGTTGAGCGCCATCCTGATCTGGACGAGGTGTTTACGGTCGACAGCCTGGCGTTGCGCAAGCCGCCGCGGCCGTGGGAGGAGTTTCGTGATGATGTGCGCCGCGTGCGGGCGTTTCATCCTGACATTACGCTGGATTTACAAGGCACGGTGAAATCGGCGACGATTGTGCGGCTGAGCGGCGCGGCGCAGCGTATTGGCTTTGCCAAGCCGGTGCTGCGGGAATGGCTGGCGGGCTTCGCCTACAATCAGCACGTGCAAGCGACCAGCGTTCATACGGTGGACCAATACCTGGATATCGCGGCGGCCGCCGTGGCCGGCGGTGGGTTGCAGCGCATTTACGAATTTCCGTTTCCGATACCTATTGAGGCGCAGCGCACGGCCGATGACTGGATTGCGAGCAACGCGATTGGCGAATTTGCTTTTCTGTCGCCCGGGGGTGGATGGGCGTCGAAACGCTGGCCAAGCGCACGCTACGCACGGTTGGCGGAGCTGCTGGAGCAGGATTACGGGCTGGCGGTGGTGCTCAATCGAGGGCCGGGGGAAGAGCAGATGGAGCAGGCCTACCGGCGCGCCAATGCGGTGCGCGCGCGGCTGTTTTCCGGCGATGTGTGTGAGCTGGCGGCCATGCTCAAGCGCGCGCGGCTGGTGATTGGCGGCGATACCGGGCCGCTGCAGTTGGCGGCGGCTCTGGATGTGCCTACCGTGGCGTTGTTTGGGCCCACCGACCCGGCGCGCAATGGTCCGTACTCGCGCCATAGCCGTGTGATCCGCCGAACCAACCTGACTACTTACAAGCGCGGCGCAACGTACTCGCCGGCGATGCTGGCGATTACACCGGAAGAAGTGGCGGCGGCGTGCGGTGAATTGCTGGAGCAGACGACGCGATGAGTTCCGCACTGCAACGCTGGCGTGTGCCGTTGGGGTTTGTGGCGGGGGTGGCGCTGATCGTGTGGGCGCATCCGCGGCCCTTGAGCCTTGCGATGGGGCTGCCGATTGCGGCGCTCGGGCTGGCCTTGCGCGCCTGCGCTGCCGGCTACATCCGCAAGAATGATGCCCTGGCGACGACCGGCCCGTATCGCTATACGCGCAATCCGCTGTACCTGGGCAGTGCGCTACTGGGCGCAGGGTTTGTGATTGCGGCGGATTATTGGCTGCTGGCGGTGCTGGCGCTCGTGCTGCTGCTGGGGGTGTACCTGCCGGTGATTCGCGCCGAAGAAGGCTACCTGGCGGAACGCTTTGGCGCTGCCTTTCAGGAATACGCCGCGCGGGTGCCGCGGTTGCTGCCGCGCTTCGGACGCTGGGGTGAGGGCGCGCGGGGCGGATTCTCGCTGGCCTTGTATCGCCGGCACCGGGAATATCAGGCGCTGGCGGGGTTTTGTTTCCTGGCGGTGGTGCTGGTGCTGAAGTGGAAGCTGCACGTGGTGGCGCCGTGGTAGGGCTGAGCTTCCTGTTGGGCTTGCTGCTGGCAGGCGTGTGGGGAGGCGTGGCGCAAACGCCCGAGCCCCCGGCGCCGCCGCTGGCGGGAACGCTGCACTATGTGGCTCACTGGCGTCTGCTGCCTGCGGGCACGGCCAGCCTGAGCTGGACCGAGCAGGGAGGGCAGCGGCAGATCCATTT includes the following:
- a CDS encoding glycosyltransferase family 9 protein, which gives rise to MAPREPNGGNGSPNGPMRILIVKLSSLGDIVHALPVARSLRATMPQARLAWVVEKKWLPLVERHPDLDEVFTVDSLALRKPPRPWEEFRDDVRRVRAFHPDITLDLQGTVKSATIVRLSGAAQRIGFAKPVLREWLAGFAYNQHVQATSVHTVDQYLDIAAAAVAGGGLQRIYEFPFPIPIEAQRTADDWIASNAIGEFAFLSPGGGWASKRWPSARYARLAELLEQDYGLAVVLNRGPGEEQMEQAYRRANAVRARLFSGDVCELAAMLKRARLVIGGDTGPLQLAAALDVPTVALFGPTDPARNGPYSRHSRVIRRTNLTTYKRGATYSPAMLAITPEEVAAACGELLEQTTR
- a CDS encoding isoprenylcysteine carboxylmethyltransferase family protein, which produces MSSALQRWRVPLGFVAGVALIVWAHPRPLSLAMGLPIAALGLALRACAAGYIRKNDALATTGPYRYTRNPLYLGSALLGAGFVIAADYWLLAVLALVLLLGVYLPVIRAEEGYLAERFGAAFQEYAARVPRLLPRFGRWGEGARGGFSLALYRRHREYQALAGFCFLAVVLVLKWKLHVVAPW